In a single window of the Candidatus Methylomirabilota bacterium genome:
- a CDS encoding NAD(P) transhydrogenase subunit alpha codes for MSNEMMLGLYVFVLAIFVGFEVISKVPPMLHTPLMSGSNAISGITLVGAIIAAGYGGFDLLGLFGFLAVAFATLNVVGGYLVTDRMLRMFKREPKGKAR; via the coding sequence ATGTCCAATGAGATGATGCTCGGTTTGTACGTCTTTGTGCTGGCGATATTTGTGGGGTTTGAGGTGATCTCAAAGGTGCCGCCGATGTTGCATACCCCCTTGATGTCCGGGTCGAACGCGATCTCCGGGATCACCCTTGTCGGCGCGATTATCGCCGCCGGCTACGGCGGATTCGATCTGCTCGGGCTCTTCGGCTTCCTTGCGGTTGCGTTCGCCACGCTGAATGTGGTCGGCGGCTACCTTGTGACAGACCGGATGTTGCGGATGTTTAAACGCGAACCCAAAGGGAAGGCCCGATGA
- a CDS encoding NAD synthetase, translating to MIIEFLYLSAAVLFIIGLKLMSNVGSARFGNYLSAGGMGLAILATLMKGEGFTWTQIVAGVIVGTVLGAVSAMKVQMTAMPQMVALFNGFGGAASQLIAVSELYRLGAELSMVALIAVQLTVIVGAVTFSGSMIAFAKLQELMSGQPILFTGQHWVNLSFLLLSTGLSVWVVTVPDAWGQFILLNLIGLVLGVLVVIPIGGADMPVVISLLNSYSGIAGAAAGFVLSNNALIITGSLVGASGIILTDIMCKGMNRSLANVLFGGFGATAAAAPSGAASTAGSINEGTIDDAVTVLRNAQGVIVVPGYGMAVSQAQHALRELADLLSSDGVTVKYAIHPVAGRMPGHMNVLLAEANVSYDQLYDLEDINEEFSKTDAVIVVGANDVVNPAAKTNPSSPIHGMPVLNVEEARTVIVLKRSMAAGFAGIDNELFTLPNTMMVFGDAKQTLAKMAQALKD from the coding sequence ATGATCATCGAGTTCCTCTATTTGTCCGCGGCCGTACTCTTTATTATCGGCCTGAAGTTAATGAGCAACGTGGGATCGGCCCGGTTTGGCAACTACCTGTCGGCTGGGGGCATGGGTCTTGCGATTCTGGCGACGCTCATGAAAGGCGAGGGTTTCACGTGGACACAGATCGTGGCCGGCGTCATCGTGGGCACTGTTCTCGGCGCCGTATCTGCGATGAAGGTCCAGATGACGGCCATGCCGCAAATGGTGGCGCTTTTTAACGGATTCGGTGGCGCCGCATCCCAGCTTATCGCCGTGTCGGAACTCTATCGGTTGGGGGCCGAGTTGTCCATGGTGGCCCTGATTGCCGTTCAACTCACCGTGATTGTCGGCGCAGTGACCTTCAGCGGCAGTATGATCGCCTTCGCAAAGCTCCAGGAACTGATGTCTGGGCAGCCGATTCTCTTTACGGGCCAGCACTGGGTCAATCTTTCGTTTCTGCTGCTTTCCACCGGGCTGAGCGTATGGGTGGTGACGGTTCCGGATGCCTGGGGTCAATTTATCCTCCTGAACCTGATCGGTCTTGTGCTCGGCGTGCTGGTGGTGATACCGATCGGCGGGGCCGATATGCCGGTTGTGATCTCGCTGCTCAACTCCTACTCCGGGATTGCCGGCGCAGCCGCCGGTTTTGTCCTCTCCAATAATGCGCTCATCATCACCGGCTCGTTGGTCGGCGCTTCGGGCATCATTCTGACCGACATTATGTGTAAGGGGATGAATCGATCGCTGGCGAACGTTCTGTTCGGAGGGTTCGGCGCAACGGCAGCAGCGGCCCCCTCCGGTGCGGCGTCTACCGCCGGCAGTATCAATGAGGGAACGATCGACGATGCGGTAACGGTTCTGAGGAATGCGCAGGGTGTGATTGTCGTACCCGGGTACGGTATGGCGGTATCGCAGGCTCAGCATGCGCTGCGGGAATTGGCCGATCTGCTAAGCTCGGACGGCGTCACCGTCAAATATGCGATTCATCCGGTGGCGGGCCGGATGCCGGGCCATATGAATGTCCTTCTGGCTGAGGCCAATGTGTCGTACGACCAACTGTACGATCTTGAGGACATTAACGAAGAGTTTTCGAAAACGGACGCGGTGATTGTCGTCGGCGCGAACGACGTCGTCAATCCTGCCGCGAAGACCAACCCCTCGAGCCCTATTCACGGCATGCCGGTCCTGAATGTGGAGGAGGCGCGTACGGTCATCGTCCTCAAGCGCAGTATGGCCGCCGGCTTTGCGGGCATCGACAACGAGCTCTTCACGCTGCCTAACACGATGATGGTATTCGGTGACGCGAAACAGACCCTCGCGAAGATGGCGCAGGCACTGAAGGATTAG